AGTGCCGGGGCCGATGGCGTTGACCCGGATGCCGTAGGGCGCCAGGCCCAGCGCCATGGCCTTGGTCAACTGGCCGACCCCGCCCTTGCTGGTCACGTAGGCGACCTGGTTGGGGATCGCCAGGATCGCGTTGATCGACGACATGTTGATGATCGAGCCCTTGATCTTGGCGTCGACCATGTGGCGGGCCACGGTCTGGCCGATTACGAAGGGCGCGCGCAGATTGATCGCCAGCACCCGGTCGAAGTCGGCGAGCTCGGCGTCGAGAATGTCGCCCGGGGCCAGGACGCCAGCGTTGTTGACCAGGACATCGATACGGCCCAGCAGGGCGGCGGCCTTGATCACCGCAGCGCGGGCGGCGTCGGCGTCGCCGACGTCGCAGGTCAGGGCATGGACCTTGCGGCCCGATCGCTGGGCCAGGTCCGCGGCGGCTGCGGCCAGCCGCGGGCCGTCTATATCCATGAGGACCATGTCGCAGCCCTCCTTGGCGAAGGCCTCGGCGCAGCCCAGGCCGATGCCGCCGGCCGCCCCAGTGATGAGCGCGCAGCGCCCCTCCAGGCGACCGGTCACCAGGCGCCGACGTTGGGCATGGATGTCCAGGGCTCGGCCGGGGCCATTGCGGGGCCGGCCTGCAGCAGCTCGATGGAGATGCCGTCCGGCGAGCGGACGAAGGCC
This genomic stretch from Phenylobacterium sp. LH3H17 harbors:
- a CDS encoding SDR family NAD(P)-dependent oxidoreductase, giving the protein MTGRLEGRCALITGAAGGIGLGCAEAFAKEGCDMVLMDIDGPRLAAAAADLAQRSGRKVHALTCDVGDADAARAAVIKAAALLGRIDVLVNNAGVLAPGDILDAELADFDRVLAINLRAPFVIGQTVARHMVDAKIKGSIINMSSINAILAIPNQVAYVTSKGGVGQLTKAMALGLAPYGIRVNAIGPGTIVTDILKGVMEDDDARRRVLQRTPLKRFGEPEEIGRVAVFLASEDASYITGQTIYPDGGRLALNYTVPVD